A genomic window from Acidimicrobiales bacterium includes:
- a CDS encoding shikimate kinase: MAERILLVGMMGAGKTTVGQALARRLGAAYFDSDRQVERRTGLTVPEIFAARGEAAFRAEEREALVEALGSEGPVVVSVAGGAVLDADNRRMLRQGGTVVWLRADVETLAARVGAGAGRPLLGGDPAAALAQLYEVRRPVYAEVADVVVDVDELTPDEAVERILAATGARA, encoded by the coding sequence TTGGCTGAGCGGATCCTGCTGGTGGGGATGATGGGGGCGGGCAAGACCACCGTCGGCCAGGCCCTGGCCCGCCGGCTCGGGGCCGCCTACTTCGACAGCGACCGCCAGGTCGAGCGGCGCACCGGACTCACCGTCCCCGAGATCTTCGCCGCACGCGGCGAGGCGGCGTTCCGGGCCGAGGAGCGCGAGGCGCTGGTGGAGGCGCTCGGTTCCGAGGGGCCGGTCGTGGTCTCCGTCGCCGGGGGCGCCGTGCTCGACGCCGACAACCGCCGGATGCTCCGCCAGGGCGGGACGGTGGTGTGGCTGCGGGCCGACGTCGAGACGCTGGCCGCCCGGGTGGGCGCCGGTGCCGGCCGGCCCCTGCTCGGCGGCGACCCGGCGGCCGCCCTGGCCCAGCTGTACGAGGTCCGCCGCCCCGTCTACGCCGAGGTGGCGGACGTGGTGGTCGACGTGGACGAGCTCACGCCCGACGAGGCCGTCGAGCGCATCCTGGCCGCGACCGGGGCGCGGGCGTGA